A single Cryptococcus neoformans var. grubii H99 chromosome 7, complete sequence DNA region contains:
- a CDS encoding pre-mRNA-splicing factor CWC22: MPRSPSRSVSPRPRSPSLSPPRPDSRSPRGRSLTPDDMPAYKRKRSPSPNPRDRPASPPTRRRRSQSPYHNTNRSEIDRPNVKDIDPNRRRARENALLEKQINMALANDGDANGTVATNKKSADDIARAEFAKLLGSRSGGAYIPPAKLRAMQAEAAKDKTSAEYQRISWDALKKSINGLINKVNISNIKHIVPELFGENLIRGRGLFARSVMRAQASSLPFTPVFAALVAIINTKLPQVGELVLIRLISQFRRAYKRNDKTVCHATSTFIAHLCNQYVAHEIVALQILLLCLDRPTDDSIEVAVGFMREVGLFLSENSPKANNTVFERFRAVLHEGQISKRCQYMIEVLFQVRKDKYKDNPAVPEGLDLVEEEEQITHRVTLDDELQVQESLNLFKADPNFVQNEERYNAIKREILGDSDDESGTESGSEYSESEDDEDEDVAPEKAGIQDMTETNLINLRRTIYLTIMNSLNFEEAVHKLMKVNIPEGREIELCNMIVECCSQERTYSNFYGLIGERFCKLHRIWTDAFQEAFQKYYDTIHRYETNKLRNIGRFFGHLLASDGISWAVLHVVHMNEEETTSSSRIFVKIVLQEMVEEMGINRVAERFRIPDLKPAFAGMFPMDNPKNARFSINYFTSIGMGKVTEEMREYLQNAPKLLAAQQAALAAAESSDSDTDSSSDISSSSDSDSDTDSDTSSYSRRSRRRRYSSDSRSPLPRRKYSDDSRSPSPPPRRRRYSDESRSPSPPPRRRRYSDDSRSPSPPPRRRQYSDEPRSPSPPPRRRKYSDESRSPSPPLRRRYSDDSRSPSPPPRRRTYSDDSRSPSPPRRRRR, translated from the exons ATGCCCcgctctccttctcgctcTGTctccccccgcccccgctcTCCGTCTCTTTCGCCCCCTCGCCCAGACAGCCGCTCTCCACGTGGCAGGAGCTTAACTCCAGATGACATGCCGGCCTACAAGCGAAAAAG GTCCCCATCTCCCAATCCACGAGATCGTCCTGCATCCCCACCTACTCGTCGACGACGCTCTCAGTCCCCGTATCATAATACTAACCGATCAGAAATTGACAGGCCCAATGTCAAGGATATTGATCCTAACCGCCGACGTGCTCGAGAGAATGCTCTTTTGGAAAAACAAATCAACATGGCTCTGGCGAACGATGGTGATGCGAATGGGACGGTCGcaacaaacaaaaaatCGGCAGATGACATTGCTAGGGCAGAATTTGCAAAGCTTCTTGGGTCAAGGAGTGGTGGAGCGTACATCCCTCCCGCAAAGTTGCGGGCTATGCAAGCAGAGGCTGCCAAGGACAAGACGAGTGCAGAGTATCAGAGGATAAGCTGGGATgcgttgaagaagagtatcAATGGTCTGATCAACAAGGTCAACATCTCAAACATCAAGCACATCGTCCCCGAGCTGTTTGGTGAGAATCTTATTCGGGGTAGGGGCCTTTTCGCTAGGTCCGTCATGCGTGCCCAGGCTTCATCATTGCCGTTCACTCCGGTCTTTGCGGCTTTGGTCGCTATCATCAACACTAAATTGCCCCAGGTCGGCGAATTGGTATTGATTCGATTGATCAGTCAATTCAGACGAGCTTACAAGAGAAACGATAAG ACTGTTTGCCACGCTACTTCCACCTTTATCGCTCATCTTTGTAATCAATATGTAGCTCACGAAATCGTTGccctccaaatcctcctTTTATGCCTGGACCGTCCCACTGACGACTCTATCGAAGTTGCCGTCGGATTCATGCGTGAAGTCGGTCTGTTCCTTTCCGAAAACTCTCCCAAAGCAAACAATACCGTCTTTGAACGATTTCGAGCCGTTTTGCACGAAGGCCAGATTAGTAAGAGGTGTCAGTACATGATTGAAGTCTTGTTTCAAGTCAGGAAAGACAAGTATAAGGATAACCCTGCCGTTCCTGAGGGTTTGGACTTggtcgaggaggaggagcaaaTTACCCATAGGGTGACTTTGGATGACGAGCTGCAGGTGCAAGAGAGTTTGA ACTTGTTCAAGGCCGACCCTAACTTTGTCCAAAACGAAGAACGTTATAATGCAATCAAGCGTGAGATTCTGGGTGACTCTGACGATGAGTCTGGTACCGAATCGGGCAGTGAATACTCCGAatctgaagatgatgaagatgaggatgttgccCCAGAGAAGGCTGGAATTCAGGATATGACGGAAACAAACTTGATCAATTTGAGAAGGACTATTTATTTGACCATCATGAACTCG CTCaactttgaagaagctgtaCACAAGCTTATGAAAGTCAACATCCCCGAAGGTCGAGAG ATTGAACTTTGTAATATGATTGTCGAATGTTGTTCCCAAGAACGAACATACTCCAACTTTTACGGTCTCATCGGCGAGAGATTCTGCAAGCTTCACCGAATTTGGACCGATGCGTTCCAAGAAGCGTTCCAAAAGTATTATGACACCATTCATCGATATGAAACCAACAAGCTCCGTAATATTGGCCGCTTCTTTGGCCACCTTCTCGCGTCCGACGGTATTTCATGGGCAGTTCTTCACGTCGTTCATATgaacgaggaagagaccacctcttccagccGTATCTTTGTTAAGATCGTGCTTCAAGAAATGGTCGAAGAGATGGGTATCAACCGTGTTGCCGAACGATTCCGCATCCCCGACCTCAAACCCGCGTTTGCGGGCATGTTCCCCATGGACAACCCGAAGAATGCCCGATTCTCTATCAACTACTTTACCTCTATCGGTATGGGCAAGGTCACcgaagagatgagagagtACCTCCAAAATGCTCCCAAGCTTTTGGCAGCTCAACAGGCTGCATTGGCCGCGGCAGAGTCGTCAGATTCCGATACGGATTCGAGCTCGGATATatcttcgtcttctgaCAGCGATAGCGATACTGACTCGGACACGAGTAGCTATTCGCGTCGATcgcggaggaggaggtatAGCTCTGACTCACGTTCACCACTTCCTCGAAGGAAGTACTCGGACGATTCTCGTTCCccgtctcctcctccgcgTCGAAGGAGATACTCTGACGAGTCTCGttccccatctccacctcctcgacGAAGGAGGTACTCTGATGACTCTCGTTCGCCTTCGCCCCCTCCCCGTCGAAGGCAGTACTCTGATGAACCCCGATCGCCttcaccgccgccgcgtcGAAGGAAGTACTCGGATGAGTCTCGTTCTCCGTCTCCACCTCTTCGAAGGAGGTACTCGGATGACTCTCGTTCCCCGTCTCCCCCTCCGCGTCGAAGGACATATTCTGACGACTCTCGTTCCCCGTCGCCACCCCGTCGTCGGAGGAGGTAG
- a CDS encoding topoisomerase 1-associated factor 1, whose amino-acid sequence MELPDSPPPLDAPSPPHFLDAPQDRWNVFYPAVQTLVNALGGYEEVESPPDSGIFETVYRPGDSVLGVLKDLKKLWRKDDEDDERTVARCMHRAELMKELVAIVVECAERGEWGRKVALVACDLIAALTWPIDVAQELKEIEDEGPVVTDYASLLRAQLEYKALFLKTTKPLKSILSLMVPCLAKPRKDEKDSRIISLGLHVVRNLLAIKDAVAEGTATGEKEEFAHLQSDLITQLDSLTYLQLFLSLASCADKTDLNPFNVIVLDILHLIFRGIKPTELVQDQKRIPIDSLAKLLEKEKKQKALNSRVGSTRHSRFGTTITVKTAEQRVVLHRQTAIIENPGKILDMTKKKKAVAAKRMDDLTVHVNLSSDAMVILQSFSKSFLEICYNTFIESILRDIRMERTKIRPSDNIRVFYLSSFFIEYLLLLRHKLLEKGGSRRLEELPLGLVAQIAEMDSVKWLFARLRICWDDKPKAWTELQACIECFTQILLLIDDMSASTNEEEVEVAEILQHQLYYNYDILDSALAVVREYKNQSIGYLDSIIHFAYVLLRMLEKYSKTKAFMFIRKRKNTHKKRKEQQAASQANAEGEQRKIPEEYGNEEEEAFAPDEDAPSYAEHAFTFQSFEKRFAQEAVVNTLLTYLERFLEFDGPEPMKRVVGLMHRQVIKAHAEGLYFKVSTLIILRRILDKQHVLPAAPSSRDLITLITYILRKFFKHVEKEPFTLVEALSSKSRGKWKTVGDGSDDDDDGMAGQRGRIKEQMGPVELQFIKKYKFSWSQQMSIAFAIIWGDGHGYLIKWIIEVLEQALAAKQEIVLTTDGGINGDEDEHDEDGSVRVRRFGRPSDEAISKFTQFDLQPGESEQIKAVTSNSHFRLMLRLLSFDLPPPPMELDFEEDISSEELALARKKSNSAWFLPANVLPSDIEASIGALKQYMEEPPTLDDDPKKLLRRKARAPRRRRRSPSVESYDSETGEARPSRQHKKNPRQKRAKKAVETQNYKSAAFIEDSDDEDPEATRRFFENEERLRREMDELAAQGGHPMMERGVKRKRGKENGNDTPNDVDVPVPRPVDSLQAMVSVGGTRVGPSQSPGR is encoded by the exons ATGGAATTGCCAGATTCGCCGCCTCCTCTCGACGCTCCATCGCCACCTCACTTTCTCGACGCACCGCAGGATCGTTGGAACGTCTTCTACCCTGCTGTTCAGACTCTCGTCAACGCTCTAGGTGGTTATGAAGAAGTCGAATCACCACCAGACAGTGGCATTTTTGAGACCGTCTACCGGCCTGGTGACAGTGTTTTAGGTGTCCTCaaggatttgaagaagctgtggaggaaagatgacgaagatgacgagCGAACAGTGGCGAGGTGTATGCACAGAGCAGAATTGATGAAAGAGTTAGTCGCTATCGTGGTAGAATGTgcggaaagaggagagtggggCAGAAAGGTTGCTCTTGTTGCTT GTGACTTGATAGCAGCTTTAACATGGCCTATCGATGTCGCACAAGAGCTcaaagagattgaagacGAAGGTCCGGTCGTTACAGATTATGCCTCCTTGCTCCGTGCTCAATTGGAATACAAGGCTCTTTTCCTTAAAACTACAAAACCTCTCAAATCAATTTTATCTCTTATGGTGCCTTGTCTGGCGAAACCCAGAAA AGACGAGAAGGACTCGCGTATCATTTCGCTAGGACTGCATGTGGTCCGAAACCTTCTTGCAATCAAGGATGCAGTGGCTGAGGGTACAGCTACTGGTGAGAAAGAGGAGTTCGCCCATCTTCAA TCCGATCTCATAACCCAACTCGACTCCCTCACATATCTCCAGCTTTTCCTCAGTTTGGCTTCGTGCGCGGATAAGACAGACCTTAACCCTTTCAACGTCATTGTACTTGATATTTTACACCTTATCTTCCGAGGCATCAAGCCGACTGAGCTTGTACAGGATCAGAAAAGA ATACCAATAGATAGCCTTGCCAAGCtcttggagaaggaaaagaaacaaaAAGCACTCAACTCCAGAGTAGGCAGCACACGGCATTCCAGGTTTGGAACGACTATCACGGTCAAGACT GCCGAGCAGAGAGTCGTTCTACATCGACAGACCGCTATTATCGAAAACCCCGGCAAGATTTTGGATATGActaaaaagaaaaaggcagtCGCGGCCAAGAGAATGGACGATCTGACGGTGCATGTTAACCTCAGCTCGGATGCGATGGTGATTCTGCAAAGTTTTTCAAAGTCGTTCTTGGAGATCTGCTATAACA CGTTCATCGAATCGATCTTGCGAGATATCCGTATGGAACGTACCAAAATTCGACCATCTGATAACATCCGAGTTTTCTACCTCTCCAGTTTCTTTATCGAGtacctccttctcctccgaCATAAGCTCCTCGAAAAAGGTGGTTCTCGACGACTGGAAGAGCTGCCTTTGGGTTTGGTGGCGCAAATCGCGGAGATGGACTCTGTCAAATGGTTATTTGCGAGGTTGAGAATATGTTGGGATGATAAACCAAAGGCTTGGACAGAGTTACAGGCTTGTATTGAATGTTTCACTCAAATC CTGCTCCTGATCGACGACATGTCGGCATCAacgaatgaagaagaggttgaggtCGCAGAGATTCTCCAACACCAGCTGTACTACAATTACGATATTCTCGATTCTGCACTTGCTGTTGTCCGAGAATATAAAAACCAATCCATCGG CTACCTCGACTCTATCATCCACTTTGCCTACGTGCTTCTCCGAATGCTCGAAAAGTATTCCAAGACAAAAGCTTTCATGTTCATCCGTAAACGCAAAAATACGCACAAGAAACGTAAAGAACAGCAAGCAGCTTCGCAAGCTAACGCTGAGGGGGAGCAGCGCAAGATTCCGGAAGAGTACGGgaatgaggaggaggaggcgttTGCCCCGGATGAGGATGCGCCAAGCTACGCTGAACATGCTTTTACTTTTCAGTCTTTTGAGAAG AGATTTGCCCAAGAAGCGGTGGTCAATACTCTCCTTACCTATCTCGAACGATTTCTGGAATTTGATGGTCCAGAACCTATGAAGAGAGTAGTTGGTCTGATGCACAGGCAGGTAATCAAAGCTCATGCTGAGGGTTTGTACTTCAAG GTGTCGACACTCATCATCTTACGCCGTATCCTCGACAAACAGCATGTTCTTCCCGCagccccttcttctcgagacCTCATCACACTTATAACGTACATTTTACGCAAATTCTTCAAGCATGTCGAGAAGGAGCCGTTTACGCTGGTCGAGGCGTTAAGTAGCAAGTCGAGAGGTAAATGGAAGACCGTGGGAGACGGCagtgacgatgatgatgatgggatgGCTGGACAGAGGGGGAGGATCAAAGAACAG ATGGGACCTGTAGAACTGCAATTTATTAAGAAATACAAATTCAGTTGGTCTCAACAGATGTCGATTGCTTTTGCCATTATTTGGGGCGATGGCCACGGCTACCTCATTAAGTGGATCATCGAAGTTTTGGAGCAAGCCTTGGCCGCCAAACAGGAGATTGTGTTGACCACTGACGGAGGGATcaatggagatgaggatgagcatgatgaagatgggagtGTGAGAGTGAGGAGATTTGGGAGACCGAGTGATGAGGCAATCAGCAAGTTCACCCAATTTG ACCTTCAACCTGGGGAGAGCGAACAGATTAAGGCTGTAACTTCAAACTCCCATTTCCGACTTATGCTCAGACTTCTCTCTTTCGATttaccaccacctcctATGGAACTcgattttgaagaagatatcTCCTCCGAAGAGCTTGCGCTCGCCCGAAAAAAGTCGAACTCTGCATGGTTTCTTCCCGCCAACGTCCTGCCTTCCGACATCGAAGCCAGCATTGGCGCTCTAAAGCAATACATGGAGGAGCCTCCGACGCTCGACGATGATCCCAAGAAACTCCTCCGACGTAAAGCCCGCGCACCAAGACGAAGACGGCGTTCGCCTTCTGTTGAATCGTACGATTCTGAGACGGGTGAGGCACGGCCTAGTCGTCAGCACAAGAAGAATCCGCGCCAGAAACGAGCCAAGAAGGCGGTCGAGACTCAGAATTACAAGTCTGCTGCGTTTATCGAGGATTCGGACGACGAGGATCCTGAAGCGACAAGACGATTCTTTGAGAATGAGGAGAGgctgagaagagagatggatgagctTGCTGCTCAAGGAGGGCATCCCATGATGGAACGAGGGGTGAAAAGAAAacgaggaaaggagaatggaaaCGATACTCCAAACGATGTGGATGTGCCAGTGCCGAGACCTGTCGACAGTCTACAAGCCATGGTGTCAGTGGGGGGCACTCGTGTGGGGCCGAGTCAGAGTCCAGGGCGGTAG